A genomic window from Triticum aestivum cultivar Chinese Spring unplaced genomic scaffold, IWGSC CS RefSeq v2.1 scaffold19435-4, whole genome shotgun sequence includes:
- the LOC123172996 gene encoding F-box protein At5g03970, translated as MEPLGDDDLLGEILVRLPPQPSSLPRASAVCKRWRLLVSDQGFSRRFRIHHRRGPPLLGFFRRNDALPFVPTLDAPDCVSPGRFSLQRGDGDQFMSLGCRHGLVLVFNKPKNQILVWDPVTGEQHRLVVPPGVAAHAEKTTINGAVLRARAAGDDAQHFQVVLTVADNDDEQHRRALACVYSSETGTWGDLVSTQLPSDVLMSDAPTLVSTDKPAVLVGDSLYWKLAGNMDGILEFDLEKQSLAVIRVPVHILEEGQYMFLIMRAEGGGLGLLIQTDCSIQLWKMKTDCDGVASWGLGRTIELDKLISLNSDETDMLIPGLEEENNVVFVWTDHVVFTVHLESMKFKKLSGTYPLSHYHPFRSVYAAAICINALPAGTRSNCARAHMLAISVIRLRIGAAGPNRHLALPV; from the exons ATGGAGCCACTGGGCGACGACGACCTGCTCGGCGAGATCCTCGTCCGCCTGCCCCCGCAGCCCTCCTCCCTGCCCCGCGCCTCCGCCGTCTGCAAGCGCTGGCGCCTCCTCGTCTCCGACCAAGGATTCTCCCGCCGCTTCCGCATCCACCACCGCCGCGGCCCTCCCCTCCTCGGTTTCTTCCGCAGAAATGACGCCCTGCCCTTCGTACCCACTCTCGACGCCCCGGATTGTGTCTCCCCCGGTCGTTTCTCCTTGCAGCGCGGCGACGGCGACCAGTTCATGTCCCTCGGATGCCGCCATGGCCTGGTGCTCGTCTTCAACAAACCTAAGAACCAGATCCTGGTGTGGGACCCCGTCACCGGCGAACAGCACCGCCTTGTCGTGCCCCCGGGGGTTGCGGCACATGCAGAGAAGACAACGATCAACGGGGCGGTGCTTCGTGCTCGTGCCGCCGGAGACGATGCCCAGCACTTCCAGGTGGTGTTGACAGTGGCAGACAACGACGACGAGCAACACAGGCGGGCGCTTGCCTGCGTTTACTCGTCAGAGACTGGCACATGGGGTGATCTTGTCTCAACACAGCTTCCGTCTGATGTTCTAATGAGTGATGCTCCCACCTTGGTTTCTACTGACAAGCCTGCTGTGCTGGTTGGGGATTCCCTTTACTGGAAGCTTGCTGGGAATATGGATGGAATTCTCGAGTTCGATTTGGAGAAGCAAAGCCTAGCTGTGATACGGGTGCCGGTGCATATCCTTGAAGAGGGCCAGTACATGTTCTTGATTATGCGGGCAGAGGGTGGTGGCCTTGGTTTACTCATCCAGACAGACTGCAGCATCCAGTTGTGGAAGATGAAGACTGATTGTGATGGTGTCGCTTCATGGGGGCTTGGAAGAACCATTGAACTGGACAAGCTAATTTCTCTGAATTCTGATGAGACTGACATGTTGATACCAGGGCTCGAGGAGGAAAATAATGTGGTATTCGTGTGGACAGATCACGTCGTCTTTACGGTCCATCTTGAGTCAATGAAGTTCAAGAAGCTTTCTGGAACCTACCCCCTTTCTCATTATCATCCATTCAGAAGTGTCTACGCTGCAG CTATATGTATCAATGCTTTGCCGGCAGGGACACGGAGTAATTGCGCTCGAGCTCATATGCTCGCGATATCAG